One segment of Thamnophis elegans isolate rThaEle1 chromosome 16, rThaEle1.pri, whole genome shotgun sequence DNA contains the following:
- the LOC116518904 gene encoding uncharacterized protein LOC116518904 isoform X1 produces the protein MSPARDEACLPFPPPPLPSLPDSYMTFPGKSFVGAKVADLSFRSLQTAKQQCSVLGEGCDVVVSTAAGHHLMVGRRFVTPEGPGAVATVHVKTRCSPGYSGQDCQLMCPQCHPSLSCNPLTGLCDGFLYYREAPALVASLKCLPLEVWIFEQGSCWSRERYRSQAEAKAVCQRYLGSTVRKVPPLSKVPDGLSVDGRGGFQQPGVSLWACQRGEDVKLPSFREKLLVSLQEAAPEQRHASWQEAEDACYLQKERCTGLLSLKGAHYTVAGTVLVDSPGSGALLSLKAACSPGFWGKLCQRHSSPCLSTHTHNPLTGRCDGRLRCVHRFSPSCLHGLVHSRCPRGPGWWFWGGHCYYLEEQGSKSWQEAKAACQAYGENVTLLVLSSTKEKARPLGCLFNRRGGKRAMGRQGKTPLVPSGAEHPHSKWPPPPYTVVVNAPRDFSPSKQGRHQGKPGRLLLTRGQLAALTLRSQAQACFSSPWRTAPGAGRLSCRPSRGGPEGRA, from the exons ATGTCCCCTGCGAGAGATGAGGCCTGCCTGCCTTTCCCCCCACCGCCTCTTCCATCTCTTCCAGATTCGTACATGACCTTCCCTGGGAAATCCTTCGTGGGTGCTAAGGTGGCGGATCTGAGCTTCCGTTCACTGCAGACCGCCAAGCAGCAGTGCAGCGTGTTGGGCGAGGGCTGTGACGTCGTGGTCAGCACCGCGGCAGGCCACCACCTTATGGTGGGCAGACGCTTTGTCACCCCGGAGGGTCCTGGAGCAGTGGCAACCGTGCACGTCAAAACGAGGTGCTCTCCTGGCTACTCTGGGCAGGACTGCCAATTGATGTGTCCTCAATGCCACCCCAGCTTGAGCTGCAACCCACTGACGGGCCTCTGCGACGGCTTCCTCTATTATCGAGAGGCTCCCG CCCTCGTTGCCTCACTGAAGTGCCTCCCGCTGGAGGTCTGGATATTTGAGCAAGGAAGCTGCTGGTCTCGCGAGCGTTACAGGAGTCAGGCAGAAGCCAAGGCCGTGTGCCAGAGGTACCTGGGCAGCACGGTGAGGAAGGTGCCACCCCTGAGCAAG GTCCCAGATGGCCTCTCTGTGGATGGGAGAGGAGGCTTCCAGCAGCCGGGGGTCTCACTCTGGGCTTGCCAGCGAGGTGAAG ATGTGAAGCTGCCTTCGTTCAGGGAGAAGCTGCTCGTCTCCCTCCAGGAGGCTGCTCCCGAGCAGAGGCATGCCTCCTGGCAGGAAGCGGAAGACGCCTGCTACCTGCAGAAGGAACGCTGCACGGGGCTCCTGAGCCTGAAAGGAGCTCATTATACAGTGGCCGGGACGGTGCTGGTGGACAGCCCGGGCTCAGGGGCTCTGCTGTCCTTGAAGGCAG CTTGCTCCCCTGGGTTCTGGGGAAAGCTCTGCCAGAGGCACTCGTCCCCTTGCCTGAGCACGCACACCCACAACCCTCTGACCGGCCGGTGTGATGGCCGCCTGCGCTGTGTGCATCGCTTCAGCCCTTCCTGCCTGCATG GTCTGGTGCATTCCAGATGTCCCAGGGGCCCCGGCTGGTGGTTCTGGGGCGGACACTGCTACTACCTGGAGGAGCAGGGCAGCAAGAGCTGGCAGGAGGCCAAGGCTGCCTGCCAGGCCTATGGCGAAAACGTGACCCTCCTGGTCCTCAGCAGCACCAAGGAAAAGGCCAGACCTTTGGGGTGTCTCTTTAACAGGCGGGGGGGGAAGAGGGCGATGGGCAGGCAAGGCAAAACTCCCCTTGTGCCTAGCGGTGCTGAGCATCCTCACTCCAAGTGGCCTCCTCCTCCTTACACAGTTGTTGTTAATGCACCAAGAGATTTCAGCCCAAGTAAGCAGGGGAGGCATCAAGGCAAGCCGGGCAGGTTGCTTTTAACAAGAGGACAGTTGGCTGCCTTGACCCTTCGGAGCCAAGCTCAGGCCTGCTTTTCCTCCCCCTGGCGCACAGCCCCTGGTGCAGGCCGCCTGAGCTGCCGGCCTTCCCGTGGGGGCCCTGAGGGAAGAGCGTAG